A portion of the Drosophila innubila isolate TH190305 chromosome 3L unlocalized genomic scaffold, UK_Dinn_1.0 0_D_3L, whole genome shotgun sequence genome contains these proteins:
- the LOC117788240 gene encoding uncharacterized protein LOC117788240: MAQYSRQIQVVAIILLLAMQHCWAMPYVQNGNDIDVDGNYQGAGGNGGNGRPVDYHTVVGHFKDFFMYLPVMMTTLKETMSGFPKFAEGVRILTSGKGRVDGEDCKCSQNTLPTGASSEILDNNSRFG, translated from the exons ATGGCACAGTACAGCAGACAGATTCAAGTGGtcgcaattattttattgttgg CTATGCAACATTGTTGGGCCATGCCTTATGTCCAGAATGGCAACGACATTGACGTTGATGGGAACTATCAGGGAGCAGGGGGAAATGGAGGCAATGGTCGACCTGTGGATTATCACACAGTTGTGGGTCACTTTAAAGACTTCTTCATGTATCTGCCTGTCATGATGACGACATTAAAGGAAACCATGTCTGGTTTTCCGAAATTTGCCGAAGGTGTTCGCATCTTAACCTCTGGTAAAGGACGTGTCGATGGCGAGGATTGCAAGTGCAGTCAGAATACTCTGCCAACTGGCGCTAGCAGTGAAATCTTGGACAACAACAGTCGCTTTGGTTAA
- the LOC117786425 gene encoding heat shock 70 kDa protein 4 isoform X2, translated as MSVIGIDFGNEGCYVAAARSGGIETLANDYSLRATPSFVAFDGKKRIIGVAAKNQQVTNMNNTVGGFKRLLGRKFNDPHVQHELKSIPGRVEARSDGSIGYKVNYLGEDQYFSPEQLTAMLFTKLKETSAAAMQTQVNDCVIACPVFFTNAERRALLDAAQIAGLNVLRLMNETTATALAYGFYKNDLFEDKPRNVIFVDFGNSALQVSACVFTKGKLKMLASSWDQIGGRDFDLALAEHFSKEFLERYKINAKTNARANVRLLTEIEKLKKQMSANSTKLPLNIECFLDDVDVSSSMQRSQMEELVAPVLERVEKTFRKLLAESKLSIDDIHSVEIVGGSTRIPSIKQLIEQVFNKPASTTLNQDEAVSRGAALQCAIMSPAVRVREFGVTDIQNYAVKVLWDTEGASNNAEVEIFPQFHPAPFSRLVTIARKSPFNASIVYGQQVPYPDQTIGVWKIKDVKPTERGECQEVKLKVRINQNGIVLISSATLVDRKELEEATAAAAAGEQAAAEEKAAGEQPAANSGEQADAQQEGNDKAKKKTIKAVELPMEVSTHGFNLTELGNYTQEEAKMISNDQKETERIDAKNALEEFVYDMRNKLQGGALERYVVESERESIVSQLNDLENWLYEDGEDCDRETYTNRLSTLQQQTDPIKHRSQDYEQCPAAFDELKNTIAYARQAVADFRKGVAKYDHLTETEFINISETADKAQKWLDTNLSKFTQAPRTADSPVQMSSVRQEVHTLNACVNSVITRAKPKPAAKTTTTPPKDAPNAEQNGGEPSATGDKMDVDNNAQSANDPAMDVE; from the exons atgtcTGTGATTGGCATCGATTTCGGTAATGAGGGCTGCTACGTTGCGGCAGCCAGGTCCGGTGGCATCGAGACCCTGGCCAATGACTACAGTCTGCGTGCGACACC CTCTTTTGTGGCCTTCGATGGAAAGAAGCGCATCATTGGCGTTGCCGCCAAAAACCAACAGGTGACAAACATGAACAACACAGTTGGCGGCTTTAAGCGTTTACTTGGCCGCAAATTCAACGATCCACATGTACAACACGAACTCAAGAGCATTCCAGGACGCGTTGAGGCGCGTAGTGATGGCAGCATTGGCTACAAAGTCAACTATTTGGGTGAGGATCAGTATTTCTCGCCGGAGCAACTGACTGCCATGCTGTTCACCAAATTGAAGGAAACCTCGGCGGCGGCCATGCAAACGCAGGTCAATGACTGTGTCATCGCCTGTCCCGTATTCTTTACCAACGCCGAGCGTCGTGCACTTCTCGATGCCGCACAGATCGCCGGCCTCAATGTGCTGCGCCTGATGAATGAGACAACAGCTACGGCTCTGGCATATGGCTTCTATAAGAACGATCTGTTTGAGGATAAGCCGCGTAATGTTATCTTTGTTGATTTTGGCAACTCGGCGCTGCAGGTCAGCGCCTGTGTATTTACCAAGGGCAAGCTGAAGATGCTCGCCAGCAGCTGGGATCAGATTGGTGGACGTGACTTTGATCTGGCATTGGCTGAACACTTTAGCAAGGAGTTCCTCGAACGCTACAAGATCAATGCCAAAACCAATGCACGCGCCAATGTGCGTCTGCTGACCGAAATTGAGAAACTCAAGAAGCAGATGTCCGCCAATAGCACCAAACTGCCACTAAACATTGAATGCTTCTTGGATGACGTGGATGTTAGCTCATCCATGCAACGTTCCCAAATGGAAGAGCTTGTCGCTCCTGTTCTAGAGCGGGTGGAGAAAACCTTTAGGAAGCTATTGGCTGAATCTAAACTATCTATAGATGATATCCACTCGGTGGAAATTGTGGGCGGCAGCACTCGTATACCATCCATCAAGCAGCTCATCGAGCAG GTGTTCAACAAGCCGGCCAGCACCACACTTAACCAGGATGAGGCTGTATCACGTGGCGCGGCTCTTCAATGCGCCATTATGTCGCCGGCTGTGCGCGTCCGTGAATTTGGAGTGACTGATATTCAAAACTATGCGGTCAAAGTACTTTGGGATACCGAAGGTGCATCAAACAATGCTGAAGTTGAAATTTTCCCACAATTCCATCCGGCGCCGTTCAGCCGTTTGGTAACCATTGCTCGCAAGAGTCCATTCAATGCATCCATTGTGTATGGCCAACAAGTGCCGTATCCGGATCAAACCATTGGCGTTTGGAAAATCAAGGATGTCAAGCCAACGGAACGTGGCGAATGTCAGGAGGTTAAACTGAAGGTGCGCATCAATCAAAATGGCATCGTTCTGATTTCATCGGCCACACTTGTTGATCGCAAGGAACTGGAAGAGGCtaccgccgccgccgccgctggAGAGCAAGCTGCTGCCGAGGAGAAGGCCGCCGGCGAGCAGCCGGCTGCCAACTCTGGCGAGCAAGCGGATGCTCAGCAGGAG GGCAATGATAAGGCAAAAAAGAAGACCATCAAGGCCGTTGAACTGCCAATGGAAGTGTCCACCCATGGCTTTAATTTAACCGAATTGGGTAACTATACACAAGAGGAGGCCAAGATGATTTCCAACGATCAGAAGGAGACCGAACGCATTGATGCCAAGAATGCCTTGGAAGAGTTTGTTTACGATATGCGCAACAAGCTGCAG GGTGGTGCACTTGAACGTTATGTGGTTGAGTCAGAGCGCGAATCGATTGTCTCGCAGCTTAATGATCTCGAGAATTGGCTGTATGAGGATGGCGAAGATTGCGATCGTGAGACTTACACCAATCGGCTATCGACGTTGCAGCAACAAACGGATCCCATTAAGCATCGCTCTCAGGATTACGAGCAGTGTCCGGCTGCATTTGATGAATTGAAGAATACTATCGCTTATGCCCGACAGGCCGTGGCTGATTTCCGCAAGGGTGTGGCCAAGTACGATCATTTGACGGAAACCGAGTTTATTAACATTTCCGAAACTGCGGACAAGGCCCAAAAATGGCTAGATACCAATTTGTCCAAGTTTACGCAAGCGCCTCGCACCGCCGACAGTCCAGTTCAGATGTCCAGCGTGCGGCAGGAGGTGCACACCTTAAACGCCTGCGTTAATTCGGTTATTACACGTGCGAAACCGAAGCCAGCCGCCAAGACTACAACGACACCACCAAAGGATGCTCCAAATGCGGAGCAGAATGGCGGTGAACCAAGTGCAACCGGTGACAAAATGGATGTGGACAACAATGCACAGTCCGCCAACGATCCTGCCATGGATGTGGAGTAA
- the LOC117788634 gene encoding phospholipase B1, membrane-associated: protein MWKASLFLLLLSVAIVTSQRTSLDVALKHAYRPLRLLGLAFSGRSGDESANVQRVRDAGKTQNSNARTRSLLQFCDAEHGPGRRSDQRPTSVHRLRPGDIDIIGGMGDSLTAGNGIFATNLVHVTVENRGASWSIGGQYNWRKYLTLPNILKEFNPNLYGYSLKDGLSTERSSRFNVAELAAMSRDIPYMAKVLVKRLQHDPKVNMTHDWKLVTLFIGNNDFCTDICFYPKPELTVSYHEQNMLKTYRYLRDHVPRLLLNVVPAPNLRFLANLSGLPPVCYSTLRFECPCLLGKTKAHLDYYEGIMKRWIAKDYEIVNMPEFNTETFTINLQPFSQFEDFPRTQSGQTDTRFFSEDCFHLSQRGHAAAANAIWNNMLEMEGEKSGFNPRLFEKFRCPTEKRPFLITRVNSQADFIV from the exons ATGTGGAAGGCATCActgttcctgttgctgctCAGCGTCGCGATTGTGACGTCACAGCGCACGTCATTGGATGTGGCTTTGAAGCATGCATATCGTCCACTGAGATTGCTGGGTTTGGCCTTCTCTGGTCGCTCTGGCGACGAGTCAGCAAACGTGCAACGTGTGCGGGATGCGGGC AAAACTCAAAATTCGAATGCACGCACGCGTTCTTTGCTGCAATTCTGTGATGCAGAACATGGACCTGGAAGACGCAGCGATCAGCGACCCACGAGTGTGCATCGTTTGAGACCCGGCGACATAGACATCATTGGAGGAATGGGTGACTCTTTGACCGCTGGCAATGGCATCTTTGCCACCAATTTGGTGCATGTTACTGTGGAGAATCGAGGTGCTTCGTGGTCCATTGGCGGCCAATACAATTGGCGAAAATATCTAACGTTGCCCAATATTCTCAAGGAGTTCAATCCTAATCTCTATGGATACTCCCTAAAGGACGGTCTATCCACAGAGCGCTCATCGCGTTTCAATGTTGCCGAATTGGCTGCCATGTCCCGAGATATTCCCTATATGGCCAAAGTTCTGGTAAAGCGCTTGCAACATGATCCCAAAGTGAATATGACCCACGACTGGAAACTGGTCACGTTGTTTATAGGCAACAATGATTTCTGCACCGATATTTGCTTTTATCCCAAGCCCGAACTGACAGTTTCCTATCATGAGCAGAATATGCTAAAGACCTATCGTTATTTGAGGGATCATGTGCCGCGCCTGCTGCTCAATGTGGTGCCAGCACCCAACTTGAGATTTCTAGCGAATCTCTCGGGTCTGCCTCCAGTTTGTTATAGCACCTTGCGCTTTGAGTGTCCCTGTTTGCTGGGCAAGACCAAAGCTCACTTGGATTACTATGAAGGCATTATGAAGCGTTGGATAGCCAAGGATTATGAGATTGTCAATATGCCAGAGTTTAATACCGAG acCTTTACCATCAATTTGCAGCCTTTCTCGCAGTTTGAGGACTTTCCCCGCACCCAAAGTGGACAAACCGATACGCGATTCTTCTCCGAGGATTGCTTTCATCTAAGTCAACGTGGACATGCCGCCGCAGCGAATGCTATTTGGAATAATATGCTGGAGATGGAGGGCGAGAAAAGCGGATTCAATCCGCGCTTGTTTGAGAAGTTTCGTTGTCCCACCGAGAAGCGTCCTTTTCTGATCACCCGGGTGAACAGTCAAGCCGATTTCATCGTCTAA
- the LOC117788587 gene encoding ADP-dependent glucokinase, which translates to MRALKYMGWITGCSVFTAFISIIWQAFQSLQALNKTTVLLAGLLAIESGVKRSAFEPAPKIAVGYGACTDLQINATEFLDTYYKMRVPNVSPDIAANDVNNENELLQSFVYYFKNGAAAERVIANGTLFKQLIEYAKQLDKERIHWYMGGNAPLMAVRFVMEGADVLLGAHMSKKLRPLLPKEISLAGDEIPDDDIHLILEYKAGDKWGPYEAPRANRYILHNDKNNPHLRSVEQLTDALKHYHPQLLVVSGLQMMDMFKFSPGVREARLNQVKRQLISQPRDTLQHFELASYVELELLQQLRQYVLPYVDSLGMNEQELSNLREVLQHGSTTLATDWNPRIANTLDQMRQVFISLLEDYHTKREADTQRRVVSRIHVHTLAYQAILTIANSKWKNTRGAAAKAALTAHRYVCKSQFVNPESVLLVLDDSFATSAQEQAPRMRMSAANPVPCWQEYIQFGPRRQRIEVEICVAPVLVCRVAKKTAGAGDNISASGLVAQL; encoded by the exons ATGAGAGCTCTAAAATATATGGGCTGGATAACCGGCTGCTCGGTATTTACGGCATTTATATCGATCATCTGGCAGGCATTTCAGTCACTGCAGGCGCTTAACAAGACAACCGTACTCCTAGCTGGACTCCTGGCCATCGAGAGCGGGGTCAAGAGATCCGCCTTTGAGCCGGCGCCCAAAATTGCTGTTGGCTACGGCGCTTGCACGGACTTGCAGATCAATGCTACTGAATTTCTGGACACCTATTACAAAATGCGTGTGCCCAACGTGAGTCCAGATATTGCGGCAAATGATGTGAACAACGAAAATGAACTGCTGCAATCATTTGTCTATTACTTTAAGAATGGCGCCGCAGCGGA ACGCGTCATTGCCAACGGCACGCTGTTCAAGCAGTTGATTGAGTATGCCAAGCAGCTGGACAAGGAGCGCATCCATTGGTACATGGGCGGCAATGCGCCCCTCATGGCCGTGCGCTTTGTCATGGAGGGAGCAGATGTGCTTCTGGGCGCACACATGTCCAAGAA ATTGCGTCCACTGCTGCCCAAGGAGATAAGTCTGGCTGGGGATGAGATACCTGACGATGATATACATCTCATTTTGGAGTACAAGGCTGGTGATAAATGGGGACCATACGAGGCGCCACGTGCCAATCGTTATATACTGCACAATGATAAGAATAATCCACATCTGAGGTCTGTGGAGCAGCTGACAGATGCATTAAAGCATTACCATCCACAACTGTTGGTTGTCAGCGGTCTGCAAATGATGGACATGTTCAAGTTCAGCCCTGGCGTACGCGAGGCACGCTTGAATCAGGTGAAAAGGCAGCTGATCAGCCAACCCAGGGATACGCTGCAGCATTTCGAATTGGCCAGCTATgtggagctggagctgctgcAGCAACTACGTCAGTATGTGCTGCCCTACGTGGACTCTCTGGGCATGAACGAACAGGAGCTGTCCAATCTACGCGAAGTGCTGCAGCATGGAAGCACCACGCTTGCCACCGACTGGAATCCACGTATAGCCAATACATTGGATCAAATGCGACAGGTGTTCATCAGTCTACTAGAGGATTATCATACCAAGCGTGAGGCAGATACGCAACGTCGCGTCGTCTCCCGTATTCATGTACACACCTTGGCCTACCAGGCCATCCTGACCATTGCCAACTCCAAGTGGAAGAATACCCGCGGAGCTGCTGCCAAGGCTGCCTTAACAGCCCATCGTTATGTCTGTAAATCGCAGTTT GTGAATCCGGAGTCGGTTTTGCTGGTGCTGGACGACAGCTTTGCGACCTCGGCTCAGGAGCAAGCACCTCGAATGCGCATGAGTGCAGCCAATCCTGTGCCCTGCTGGCAGGAATATATACAATTCGGTCCGCGTAGGCAAAGAATCGAAGTGGAGATTTGTGTGGCGCCCGTGCTGGTGTGTCGGGTAGCTAAAAAGACAGCGGGAGCTGGAGATAATATATCCGCCTCTGGACTGGTGGCTCAACTGTGA
- the LOC117787251 gene encoding glutamate receptor ionotropic, delta-1, whose product MGTGIELLVAAALCLACPPLNDTMPEGLIQLNPDGSLVTEMPIDLDLEDAGLVEEAPVETLEVLRNKKEKLRNMKEWINGKHLKIATLEDYPLSYTEVLENGTRVGRGVSFQIIEFLQKKFNFTFDVVVPQDNIIGSTADLDRSLIEMVNNSDVDLAAAFIPSLSEQRTFVFYSTTTLDEGEWIMVMQRPRESASGSGLLAPFDFRVWILIFVSLVAVGPIIYLLIIIRNRLTGDAVQQPYSLGHCAWFVYGALMKQGSTLSPIADSTRLLFATWWIFITILTSFYTANLTAFLTLSKFTLPYNTVNDILSKNKHFVSLRGGGVEYAIRTTNESLNMLNHMIHNNYAVFTDASNDSYNLQNYVERNGYVFVRDRPAINIMLYRDYLYRKSLSFSDEKIHCPFAMAKDPFLKKKRTFAYPIGSNLSELFDPELLNLVESGIIKHLSARKLPSAEICPQDLGSTERQLRNGDLMMTYYIMLTGFATALAVFTTELLFRYINGRHEANQWARHGIGRTTNGQSIKPSRWLRGLRGFNNGNKQLLGTSTHGQNVTPPPPYQSIFSHNGGEQRWRRAVAANGHGLILGGEQNLPGVRRLINGRDYIVFRNSNGQSQLVPVRSPSAALFQYTYTE is encoded by the exons ATGGGAACTGGGATAGAGTTGCTTGTGGCTGCCGCACTGTGCTTGGCCTGTCCGCCATTGAATGATACGATGCCCGAGGGTTTGATACAGTTGAATCCGGATGGGAGTCTGGTTACAGAGATGCCCATAGATCTGGATCTAGAGGATGCTGGATTGGTTGAAGAGGCTCCAGTGGAAACGCTGGAAGTGCTGCGCAACAAAAAGGAGAAATTGCGAAACATGAAAGAGTGGATTAATGGCAAACATCTGAAAATTGCAACGCTTGAGGATTATCCATTGAGTTATACCGAAGTGCTAGAGAATGGCACGAGGGTTGGTCGTGGAGTTTCCTTTCAGATTATCGAATTTCTGCAAAAAAAGTTTAACTTCACGTTCGACGTTGTTGTGCCGCAGGATAATATAATTGGTTCCACAGCGGATTTGGATCGCAGTTTGATTGAAATGGTCAACAATAGT GATGTAGATCTGGCTGCCGCCTTTATACCATCGTTGTCGGAGCAGCGCACATTTGTGTTCTACTCGACAACCACATTGGATGAGGGAGAATGGATTATGGTCATGCAACGTCCCAGGGAATCGGCAAGTGGTTCTGGCTTATTGGCTCCCTTTGATTTTCGCGTCTGGATACTCATCTTTGTCTCTCTGGTGGCCGTTGGACCCATTATCTATTTGCTGATCATCATACGCAATCGCCTAACGGGGGATGCAGTGCAGCAGCCGTATTCCCTAGGACACTGTGCCTGGTTCGTTTACGGGGCCCTCATGAAACAGGGCAGCACACTTTCCCCGATTGCAG ATTCGACACGACTGCTATTTGCCACCTGGTGGATATTCATCACCATTTTGACCTCGTTCTATACGGCAAACTTGACCGCCTTTTTGACCCTCTCCAAGTTTACGCTGCCCTATAATACGGTTAATGATATTCTCTCGAAGAACAAGCATTTCGTATCGTTGCGAGGAGGAGGAGTTGAGTACGCCATACGCACG ACCAACGAATCCTTAAACATGCTCAATCACATGATCCACAACAATTATGCGGTCTTCACGGATGCCTCTAACGATTCCTATAATCTGCAGAACTACGTAGAGCGCAATGGTTATGTTTTTGTACGGGATCGTCCAGCGATCAATATAATGCTCTATAGGGACTATTTGTACCGCAAGTCACTTAGCTTCAGCGATGAGAAGATTCATTGTCCTTTTGCCATGGCCAAGGATCCGTTtttaaagaagaagagaacTTTTGCATATCCCATTGGTTCCAATCTGAGTGAACTTTTCGACCCTGA ACTTCTCAATCTGGTAGAATCTGGCATTATCAAGCATTTGTCAGCCAGAAAATTGCCAAGTGCAGAGATTTGTCCACAGGATCTGGGCAGTACGGAACGGCAGCTGAGGAACGGGGATCTAATGATGACCTATTACATAATGCTAACGGGATTTGCAACAGCATTGGCCGTGTTCACCACAGAGCTGTTGTTCCGCTACATAAATGGACGACACGAGGCCAATCAGTGGGCACGACATGGCATTGGACGGACGACCAATGGACAAAGTATAAAGCCATCTCGTTGGCTGCGAGGATTGCGAGGCTTTAATAACGGAAATAAACAGCTGTTGGGTACTTCGACACATGGTCAGAATGTGACACCTCCTCCTCCATATCAGAGCATCTTCAGTCATAACGGTGGTGAGCAACGTTGGCGTCGTGCTGTCGCCGCCAATGGACATGGCCTAATCCTGGGAGGGGAACAGAATTTGCCCGGCGTGAGACGATTGATAAACGGACGCGATTATATAGTTTTTCGAAATTCAAATGGACAAAGTCAACTGGTGCCTGTAAGATCTCCTTCGGCAGCCTTGTTTCAATATACTTACACGGAGTAG
- the LOC117786425 gene encoding heat shock 70 kDa protein 4 isoform X1: protein MSVIGIDFGNEGCYVAAARSGGIETLANDYSLRATPSFVAFDGKKRIIGVAAKNQQVTNMNNTVGGFKRLLGRKFNDPHVQHELKSIPGRVEARSDGSIGYKVNYLGEDQYFSPEQLTAMLFTKLKETSAAAMQTQVNDCVIACPVFFTNAERRALLDAAQIAGLNVLRLMNETTATALAYGFYKNDLFEDKPRNVIFVDFGNSALQVSACVFTKGKLKMLASSWDQIGGRDFDLALAEHFSKEFLERYKINAKTNARANVRLLTEIEKLKKQMSANSTKLPLNIECFLDDVDVSSSMQRSQMEELVAPVLERVEKTFRKLLAESKLSIDDIHSVEIVGGSTRIPSIKQLIEQVFNKPASTTLNQDEAVSRGAALQCAIMSPAVRVREFGVTDIQNYAVKVLWDTEGASNNAEVEIFPQFHPAPFSRLVTIARKSPFNASIVYGQQVPYPDQTIGVWKIKDVKPTERGECQEVKLKVRINQNGIVLISSATLVDRKELEEATAAAAAGEQAAAEEKAAGEQPAANSGEQADAQQEAYCENEDDNYTSTATSPGGQGWAQRVKGWFGSGNDKAKKKTIKAVELPMEVSTHGFNLTELGNYTQEEAKMISNDQKETERIDAKNALEEFVYDMRNKLQGGALERYVVESERESIVSQLNDLENWLYEDGEDCDRETYTNRLSTLQQQTDPIKHRSQDYEQCPAAFDELKNTIAYARQAVADFRKGVAKYDHLTETEFINISETADKAQKWLDTNLSKFTQAPRTADSPVQMSSVRQEVHTLNACVNSVITRAKPKPAAKTTTTPPKDAPNAEQNGGEPSATGDKMDVDNNAQSANDPAMDVE, encoded by the exons atgtcTGTGATTGGCATCGATTTCGGTAATGAGGGCTGCTACGTTGCGGCAGCCAGGTCCGGTGGCATCGAGACCCTGGCCAATGACTACAGTCTGCGTGCGACACC CTCTTTTGTGGCCTTCGATGGAAAGAAGCGCATCATTGGCGTTGCCGCCAAAAACCAACAGGTGACAAACATGAACAACACAGTTGGCGGCTTTAAGCGTTTACTTGGCCGCAAATTCAACGATCCACATGTACAACACGAACTCAAGAGCATTCCAGGACGCGTTGAGGCGCGTAGTGATGGCAGCATTGGCTACAAAGTCAACTATTTGGGTGAGGATCAGTATTTCTCGCCGGAGCAACTGACTGCCATGCTGTTCACCAAATTGAAGGAAACCTCGGCGGCGGCCATGCAAACGCAGGTCAATGACTGTGTCATCGCCTGTCCCGTATTCTTTACCAACGCCGAGCGTCGTGCACTTCTCGATGCCGCACAGATCGCCGGCCTCAATGTGCTGCGCCTGATGAATGAGACAACAGCTACGGCTCTGGCATATGGCTTCTATAAGAACGATCTGTTTGAGGATAAGCCGCGTAATGTTATCTTTGTTGATTTTGGCAACTCGGCGCTGCAGGTCAGCGCCTGTGTATTTACCAAGGGCAAGCTGAAGATGCTCGCCAGCAGCTGGGATCAGATTGGTGGACGTGACTTTGATCTGGCATTGGCTGAACACTTTAGCAAGGAGTTCCTCGAACGCTACAAGATCAATGCCAAAACCAATGCACGCGCCAATGTGCGTCTGCTGACCGAAATTGAGAAACTCAAGAAGCAGATGTCCGCCAATAGCACCAAACTGCCACTAAACATTGAATGCTTCTTGGATGACGTGGATGTTAGCTCATCCATGCAACGTTCCCAAATGGAAGAGCTTGTCGCTCCTGTTCTAGAGCGGGTGGAGAAAACCTTTAGGAAGCTATTGGCTGAATCTAAACTATCTATAGATGATATCCACTCGGTGGAAATTGTGGGCGGCAGCACTCGTATACCATCCATCAAGCAGCTCATCGAGCAG GTGTTCAACAAGCCGGCCAGCACCACACTTAACCAGGATGAGGCTGTATCACGTGGCGCGGCTCTTCAATGCGCCATTATGTCGCCGGCTGTGCGCGTCCGTGAATTTGGAGTGACTGATATTCAAAACTATGCGGTCAAAGTACTTTGGGATACCGAAGGTGCATCAAACAATGCTGAAGTTGAAATTTTCCCACAATTCCATCCGGCGCCGTTCAGCCGTTTGGTAACCATTGCTCGCAAGAGTCCATTCAATGCATCCATTGTGTATGGCCAACAAGTGCCGTATCCGGATCAAACCATTGGCGTTTGGAAAATCAAGGATGTCAAGCCAACGGAACGTGGCGAATGTCAGGAGGTTAAACTGAAGGTGCGCATCAATCAAAATGGCATCGTTCTGATTTCATCGGCCACACTTGTTGATCGCAAGGAACTGGAAGAGGCtaccgccgccgccgccgctggAGAGCAAGCTGCTGCCGAGGAGAAGGCCGCCGGCGAGCAGCCGGCTGCCAACTCTGGCGAGCAAGCGGATGCTCAGCAGGAG GCATATTGTGAGAATGAGGATGATAATTATACATCAACAGCCACATCACCTGGCGGACAAGGGTGGGCACAGCGGGTCAAGGGCTGGTTTGGTTCG GGCAATGATAAGGCAAAAAAGAAGACCATCAAGGCCGTTGAACTGCCAATGGAAGTGTCCACCCATGGCTTTAATTTAACCGAATTGGGTAACTATACACAAGAGGAGGCCAAGATGATTTCCAACGATCAGAAGGAGACCGAACGCATTGATGCCAAGAATGCCTTGGAAGAGTTTGTTTACGATATGCGCAACAAGCTGCAG GGTGGTGCACTTGAACGTTATGTGGTTGAGTCAGAGCGCGAATCGATTGTCTCGCAGCTTAATGATCTCGAGAATTGGCTGTATGAGGATGGCGAAGATTGCGATCGTGAGACTTACACCAATCGGCTATCGACGTTGCAGCAACAAACGGATCCCATTAAGCATCGCTCTCAGGATTACGAGCAGTGTCCGGCTGCATTTGATGAATTGAAGAATACTATCGCTTATGCCCGACAGGCCGTGGCTGATTTCCGCAAGGGTGTGGCCAAGTACGATCATTTGACGGAAACCGAGTTTATTAACATTTCCGAAACTGCGGACAAGGCCCAAAAATGGCTAGATACCAATTTGTCCAAGTTTACGCAAGCGCCTCGCACCGCCGACAGTCCAGTTCAGATGTCCAGCGTGCGGCAGGAGGTGCACACCTTAAACGCCTGCGTTAATTCGGTTATTACACGTGCGAAACCGAAGCCAGCCGCCAAGACTACAACGACACCACCAAAGGATGCTCCAAATGCGGAGCAGAATGGCGGTGAACCAAGTGCAACCGGTGACAAAATGGATGTGGACAACAATGCACAGTCCGCCAACGATCCTGCCATGGATGTGGAGTAA